The Bombus vancouverensis nearcticus chromosome 9, iyBomVanc1_principal, whole genome shotgun sequence genome includes a window with the following:
- the LOC117163408 gene encoding uncharacterized protein LOC117163408 isoform X1, with protein sequence MLVCFMQMILAGHVWTKFLMRMSMQSSAWITKFIIRSYESNSGKYAEQQSLTQTSILVEEGLEIQEVPLIVRKIKNIETICNNKDQNSISIIDNCYKVPDISKKNEPFTFKVKSNASSKSNTNVKNKALNQRIDIETDEGTAILFYSDLDCFKDLNVEEALQGLQLFNATNGAYPTLDNKISQEINCRVALEGLRKVIDLENNWLKQKSNKMQRNRQFDVDNTTRDMIMKQLIKLIINSNDAEIIVQGLIALKKDKVSPSRNIYRDFMCDEALSRATDGEFSPAQLVNLIKILSSYKDSKYRKSIDTLWVGILLQEQEINTYTLVALFKVLKYFNQSKNMVKLILERKLSDCWLKLTGTQIAEILDSFHDDVSAMKCLMSASKWASISMNACSEKDLINFIHSLHVKDYIDDRIESTLQGYLKSKASQIDDSKLIATIMNYCKDLQIRNERILSECGEYFMKHAMNISTSSLSSILTPFGLLYVHPPNSTEFWKTFDDVLSVKFHDLKLDDALDILLSCTYLEKYPVKFFDKIFISQLLHKIHLRNHSVFSNRIKNKLKLLDATMFLESKEYPSLHFPLRRVEKPLVLDVRIRRAVNMIYQPLASLVGGEQKLSKNVILNRLPPINFYILDILIHPHMVSTSVFHLNLDQEKNVNTAVFIYLPEYYCRNTRHLIGPQIMKKRQIKKLGFKVMMLDYATIQELWNQSNKLLSYLLKSLHSAENSV encoded by the coding sequence ATGCTTGTATGCTTTATGCAGATGATACTAGCTGGTCATGTATGGACAAAATTTTTAATGCGTATGAGCATGCAATCCTCTGCTTGGATCACTAAATTTATTATACGAAGCTATGAGTCCAATTCTGGAAAATATGCTGAACAACAAAGTCTAACACAGACTAGCATTCTTGTAGAAGAGGGATTAGAAATACAGGAAGTGCCTTTAATTGTTAGAAAGATCAAAAATATTGAAACCATATGTAACAATAAAGATCAAAATAGCATTTCTATTATTGATAATTGTTACAAGGTTCCTGATATATCTAAGAAGAATGAGCCATTTACATTTAAAGTTAAAAGTAATGCAAGTTCCAAAAGTAACACTAATGTGAAAAACAAAGCATTAAACCAAAGAATAGACATAGAAACAGATGAGGGAACtgcaatattattttattcagaTCTTGACTGTTTCAAAGATTTGAACGTAGAAGAGGCATTGCAAGGATTACAACTGTTCAATGCAACTAATGGTGCCTATCCTACGTTAGACAACAAGATCTCACAAGAAATCAATTGTAGAGTAGCTTTAGAAGGATTAAGAAAAGTTATAGACTTAGAAAATAATTGGCTTAAACAGAAGTCTAATAAAATGCAAAGAAATAGGCAGTTTGATGTTGATAATACTACTAGAGATATGATAATGAAACAattgattaaattaattattaatagtaATGATGCTGAAATAATAGTTCAGGGGCTGATAGCCCTAAAAAAGGATAAAGTTAGTCCATCTAGAAATATATATAGAGATTTCATGTGTGATGAAGCTTTAAGTCGAGCAACAGATGGAGAGTTTTCACCTGCACAATTAGTAAATTTAATAAAGATTTTATCATCTTATAAAGATTCTAAGTACCGTAAATCAATAGATACCTTATGGGTTGGTATTTTGCTTCAAGAGCAAGAGATTAATACATATACATTAGTAGCATTATTTAAAGTATTAAAGTATTTTAATCAAAGTAAAAATATGGTCAAACTTATTTTAGAGAGAAAACTTTCTGACTGTTGGTTAAAATTAACAGGCACACAAATTGCAGAAATACTAGATTCTTTTCATGATGATGTTTCTGCAATGAAATGTTTAATGAGTGCCAGTAAGTGGGCAAGTATAAGCATGAATGCATGTAGTGaaaaagatttaataaattttatacatagTTTACATGTAAAAGATTACATTGATGATAGAATAGAAAGTACTTTACAAGGCTATTTGAAATCTAAAGCATCACAAATTGATGATTCAAAATTAATAGCTACAATTATGAATTATTGTAAGGATTTGCAAATCAGAAATGAAAGAATCCTGTCAGAATGTGGGgaatattttatgaaacatGCTATGAATATATCAACTTCTTCATTGTCTTCTATTCTTACACCATTTGGATTATTATATGTACATCCTCCCAATAGTACTGAATTTTGGAAAACTTTTGATGATGTGTTATCAGTAAAATTTCATGATTTGAAATTAGATGATGCTTTAGATATTCTTCTTTCTTGTACTTATTTGGAAAAATATCCTGTTAAATTTTTTGATAAGATATTTATTTCACAATTACTGCATAAAATTCATTTGAGAAATCATTCTGTATTCTCTAATCGCATAAAAAATAAGTTGAAATTACTAGATGCTACCATGTTTTTAGAGTCTAAGGAATATCCATCTTTACATTTTCCCCTAAGAAGAGTAGAGAAACCTTTAGTTTTAGATGTTCGAATTAGAAGAGCAGTGAACATGATATATCAACCATTGGCATCTTTGGTAGGGGGAGAACAAAAATTGAGTAAAAATGTGATATTGAATAGACTACCACCTATTAATTTCTATATTCTTGATATTCTTATACATCCGCATATGGTATCCACGTCGGTATTTCATTTGAATTTAGATCAGGAGAAAAATGTGAATACTgcagtttttatttatttaccagAGTATTATTGTAGAAATACGCGACATTTAATAGGACCACAAATAATGAAAAAGAGACAGATTAAGAAATTAGGTTTTAAAGTTATGATGTTAGATTATGCAACAATACAAGAACTCTGGAATCAATCTAATAAATTGTTATCTTATTTGTTGAAAAGTTTACATTCTGCAGAAAATTCTGTATAA
- the LOC117163598 gene encoding E3 ubiquitin-protein ligase RNF123 isoform X2, whose amino-acid sequence MEIDEIVRDIFGSDILLESTDRKSGNESEKSSRVAHSLYLTNRYIESALLKDAPEKNVEDKRIGRIGPNVVRFDITSRLGLFSISPDKLTLSGRSNFSTMRANTAVYQGKWMYEVQLGTKGLMQIGWSTVNCTFTQESGVGDTINSYAYDGNRVRKWNATTFTYGEPWHTGDIIGCALDLDNGYVDFYRNGRCLGRAFENISMGAGFAYFPTVSLALKEGLTANFGSTPMHYPLEGYEPLQAIPKQEIHQAVLLFKWFLKIIEQIDTRQNMNKESDISKEIIHKEKLHNEDMNVQTYLMCLSNCVLKHIGPLVSMPYVTEYIVVPFIRHLSEPETSLLSTCLDLLWTFLEEHELRICLETIVVFLMSAFKHVSYLVEYSDQCKNLLLLTKLCQHVSTRQYLLQHLLFDQVRLPNFLNVKPPDEKGLIDIVSNVWWETDPVDLTVEANKESYLEACQQIKTTISELETLQVQFLIILLDNSDGNEKRPTSRTIFLRKFKRFVPIASSNPAPITLCCIYRLLIAFKILWDTEVGTSPVYVPSRVFYDGSIDYSRIERLGGLVSHLNKMHRSELIQLLGSEHQTIVTMDQTQETSHSYRMALVRVNNMNSLDQGRSIILDTTSLPMNTADPTTSLLELLDSIILFYHLVAKKPLAKAALLRNSMLEYISANQNIKIRLEEVKQKEKLESVSIEQELLRSINVFNAKLIEQGRHMAWIRAAIYSKEKQSQLVWLLKVITLTLTNASLEGNMFSFVPDFYVEALADVCVGLRNHMHPTARIEQIPDYQQMFLNTAKFLCDHFMDSRIVNVDSKSTLLLTLAGFVFNPLTLEAMESVPEESRIKLVTNLLKSYENKAWAESNWILVRFWQGNGFAFRYERSPHLLKRVGPKSYQQESISQPRKPCPSIVYQGHVRDILLKNLQDTTALLNSLLNLLNWTFSEFIGMVQEIHNVSSRSERVFIESRQLKVCATCFDLTISLLRVLEMIITVIPDIFNNSPQSFSENLLFRLCQLLCQILNRISSQTSCFQHIVLLEIPDLESVDHYPILAAVTGILLALLNDDMINSKSKPIAEVPRITQTLLIEPSFQMSTLYFLLGDLKVEDKQGRNINRFSFSNYKNDVTEEEIEKVKVMIYW is encoded by the exons atgGAAATTGATGAAATAGTGAGAGACATTTTTGGGTCAGATATACTCTTAGAATCTACTGATAGAAAATCTGGCAATGAAAGTGAAAAATCATCAAG GGTAGCTCATAgcttatatttaacaaataggTACATTGAAAGTGCTCTTTTAAAAGATGCTCCAGAGAAAAATGTAGAAGACAAAAGAATTGGCAGAATTGGACCAAATGTTGTCAGATTTGACATAACATCACGTCTAGGATTATTCTCAATTTCTCCTGATAAGCTCACTCTTAGTGGCAGAAGTAATTTTAGCACAATGAGAGCAAATACAGCGGTATATCAAGGAAAATGGATGTACGAAGTTCAACTTGGAACCAAAGGTCTCATGCAAATTGGTTGGAGTACAGTTAATTGTACATTCACTCAAGAATCTGGTGTTG GAGATACCATTAATTCATATGCTTATGATGGAAACCGTGTTAGAAAATGGAATGCAACTACGTTTACATATGGAGAACCATGGCATACAGGAGACATTATTGGATGTGCATTAGACTTAGATAATGGATATGTTGATTTTTATAGAAATGGTAGATGTCTTGGACGAGCTTTTGAAAATATATCAATGGGTGCTGGTTTTGCATATTTTCCAACAGTAAGTCTTGCACTAAAAGAAGGTTTAACAGCCAATTTTGGATCCACACCAATGCACTATCCTTTAGAAGGATATGAGCCATTACAAGCAATTCCAAAACAAGAAATACATCAAGCTGTACTTTTATTCAAAtggtttttaaaaataatagaacAGATAGATACAAGACAAAATATGAACAAAGAGAGTGATATAAGCAAAGAGATTATACACAAAGAAAAGTTACATAATGAAGATATGAATGTACAGACCTATTTAATGTGTCTTTCAAATTGCGTTTTAAAACATATAGGACCTTTAGTTTCAATGCCATATGTTACGGAATATATTGTGGTTCCTTTTATAAGACATCTTTCGGAACCAGAAACTTCTTTATTGTCAACATGTTTAGATTTATTATGGACATTTCTTGAAGAGCATGAACTCAGGATATGTTTAGAAACTATTGTCGTTTTTTTAATGTCTGCATTCAAACATGTATCTTATTTAGTTGAATATTCTGATCAGTGTAAGAACTTGCTTCTTCTAACGAAACTTTGTCAACATGTATCAACGCGTCAGTATTTATTGCAACATTTACTCTTTGATCAAGTAAGGCTTCCAAATTTCTTGAATGTTAAACCACCAGATGAAAAAGGACTGATTGACATAGTTAGTAATGTATGGTGGGAAACAGATCCTGTAGATTTAACAGTTGAAGCtaataaagaaagttacttAGAAGCTTGTCAACAAATTAAAACTACAATCTCTG aACTAGAAACATTACAagtacaatttttaataattcttcttgACAATTCTGATGGTAATGAAAAAAGACCAACTTCAAGaactatatttttaagaaaatttaagcGTTTTGTTCCTATAGCAAGTAGT AATCCGGCACCGATTACTCTTTGTTGTATTTATCGACTTCTGATTGCATTCAAAATTTTATGGGATACCGAAGTTGGAACATCACCTGTTTATGTGCCTTCCAg GGTATTTTACGATGGGTCGATCGACTACTCCAGAATCGAAAGACTGGGTGGATTAGTGTCTCATTTGAACAAGATGCACAGAAGTGAACTAATACAACTGTTAGGATCTGAACACCAAACAATTGTTACAATGGATCAAACTCAAGAAACATCTCATTCATATAGGATGGCACTTGTTCGAGTGAACAACATGAATTCACTAGATCAAGGAAGATCAATAATCCTTGATACAACATCATTACCCATGAACACTGCAGATCCAACTACATCTTTGCTTGAATTACTCGatagtattattttattttaccatctAGTAGCAAAGAAGCCATTGGCAAAAGCGGCTCTTCTTAGGAATAGCATGTTAGAATATATTTCTGCcaatcaaaatataaaaatacgacTAGAAGAAGTTAAACAGAAAGAGAAACTTGAATCTGTGTCAATCGAACAAGAATTACTCAGATCCATTAACGTTTTCAATGCTAAGTTAATAGAACAGGGAAGACATATGGCGTGGATTCGTGCTGCTATTTATTCAAAGGAGAAACAATCACAACTAGTATGGCTTCTAAAAGTGATCACGTTGACTTTGACAAACGCCAGCTTAGAAGGAAACATGTTTAGTTTTGTCCCGGACTTTTACGTAGAAGCATTAGCCGACGTGTGTGTTGGTTTACGAAATCATATGCATCCAACAGCACGTATTGAACAAATTCCAGATTACCAACAAATGTTTTTGAACACAGCTAAATTTCTTTGTGATCATTTTATGGACTCTCGTATAGTAAACGTAGATTCTAAGAGTACGTTACTTTTGACGCTAGCTGGATTCGTGTTCAATCCACTTACATTAGAAGCTATGGAAAGTGTACCAGAAGAGAGTCGAATAAAACTTGTCACGAACTTATTGAAATCATACGAAAACAAGGCATGGGCCGAGTCAAATTGGATTTTAGTCAGATTTTGGCAAGGTAATGGCTTTGCCTTTCGATATGAAAGAAGCCCACATCTTTTGAAAAGAGTCGGACCAAAATCTTATCAACAAGAATCAATTTCTCAACCTAGAA AGCCATGTCCGTCCATTGTGTACCAAGGCCACGTAAGGGATATATTATTGAAAAATCTTCAAGACACGACAGCGTTGTTAAATTCTTTACTAAATTTGCTGAATTGGACTTTCTCCGAGTTTATTGGAATGGTTCAAGAGATTCACAATGTTTCATCCAGGTCCGAAAGAGTCTTCATTGAATCTAGACAGCTAAAAGTTTGCGCCACATGTTTCGACTTAACGATTTCGCTATTGAGAGTTTTGGAAATGATCATCACTGTGATTCCGGATATCTTCAATAATTCACCACAGTCTTTCAGTGAAAATCTGTTGTTTAGATTGTGCCAA TTACTTTGTCAAATTTTAAATAGAATTAGCTCACAAACTAGTTGCTTCCAACATATTGTGTTATTGGAAATCCCAGATTTAGAGTCGGTGGACCACTACCCAATACTAGCAGCAGTTACAGGTATTTTGTTGGCATTACTGAATGATGATATGATCAACTCTAAAT CAAAACCCATAGCAGAAGTACCAAGGATTACTCAAACCCTATTGATAGAGCCGAGTTTTCAAATGAGCACTCTTTATTTCTTGCTAGGAGATTTAAAAGTTGAAGATAAGCAAGGAAGAAATATAAAcagattttctttttcaaatt aTAAAAATGACGTAACGgaagaagaaattgaaaaagtgAAAG TTATGATCTATTGGTGA
- the LOC117163408 gene encoding uncharacterized protein LOC117163408 isoform X2, with protein sequence MILAGHVWTKFLMRMSMQSSAWITKFIIRSYESNSGKYAEQQSLTQTSILVEEGLEIQEVPLIVRKIKNIETICNNKDQNSISIIDNCYKVPDISKKNEPFTFKVKSNASSKSNTNVKNKALNQRIDIETDEGTAILFYSDLDCFKDLNVEEALQGLQLFNATNGAYPTLDNKISQEINCRVALEGLRKVIDLENNWLKQKSNKMQRNRQFDVDNTTRDMIMKQLIKLIINSNDAEIIVQGLIALKKDKVSPSRNIYRDFMCDEALSRATDGEFSPAQLVNLIKILSSYKDSKYRKSIDTLWVGILLQEQEINTYTLVALFKVLKYFNQSKNMVKLILERKLSDCWLKLTGTQIAEILDSFHDDVSAMKCLMSASKWASISMNACSEKDLINFIHSLHVKDYIDDRIESTLQGYLKSKASQIDDSKLIATIMNYCKDLQIRNERILSECGEYFMKHAMNISTSSLSSILTPFGLLYVHPPNSTEFWKTFDDVLSVKFHDLKLDDALDILLSCTYLEKYPVKFFDKIFISQLLHKIHLRNHSVFSNRIKNKLKLLDATMFLESKEYPSLHFPLRRVEKPLVLDVRIRRAVNMIYQPLASLVGGEQKLSKNVILNRLPPINFYILDILIHPHMVSTSVFHLNLDQEKNVNTAVFIYLPEYYCRNTRHLIGPQIMKKRQIKKLGFKVMMLDYATIQELWNQSNKLLSYLLKSLHSAENSV encoded by the coding sequence ATGATACTAGCTGGTCATGTATGGACAAAATTTTTAATGCGTATGAGCATGCAATCCTCTGCTTGGATCACTAAATTTATTATACGAAGCTATGAGTCCAATTCTGGAAAATATGCTGAACAACAAAGTCTAACACAGACTAGCATTCTTGTAGAAGAGGGATTAGAAATACAGGAAGTGCCTTTAATTGTTAGAAAGATCAAAAATATTGAAACCATATGTAACAATAAAGATCAAAATAGCATTTCTATTATTGATAATTGTTACAAGGTTCCTGATATATCTAAGAAGAATGAGCCATTTACATTTAAAGTTAAAAGTAATGCAAGTTCCAAAAGTAACACTAATGTGAAAAACAAAGCATTAAACCAAAGAATAGACATAGAAACAGATGAGGGAACtgcaatattattttattcagaTCTTGACTGTTTCAAAGATTTGAACGTAGAAGAGGCATTGCAAGGATTACAACTGTTCAATGCAACTAATGGTGCCTATCCTACGTTAGACAACAAGATCTCACAAGAAATCAATTGTAGAGTAGCTTTAGAAGGATTAAGAAAAGTTATAGACTTAGAAAATAATTGGCTTAAACAGAAGTCTAATAAAATGCAAAGAAATAGGCAGTTTGATGTTGATAATACTACTAGAGATATGATAATGAAACAattgattaaattaattattaatagtaATGATGCTGAAATAATAGTTCAGGGGCTGATAGCCCTAAAAAAGGATAAAGTTAGTCCATCTAGAAATATATATAGAGATTTCATGTGTGATGAAGCTTTAAGTCGAGCAACAGATGGAGAGTTTTCACCTGCACAATTAGTAAATTTAATAAAGATTTTATCATCTTATAAAGATTCTAAGTACCGTAAATCAATAGATACCTTATGGGTTGGTATTTTGCTTCAAGAGCAAGAGATTAATACATATACATTAGTAGCATTATTTAAAGTATTAAAGTATTTTAATCAAAGTAAAAATATGGTCAAACTTATTTTAGAGAGAAAACTTTCTGACTGTTGGTTAAAATTAACAGGCACACAAATTGCAGAAATACTAGATTCTTTTCATGATGATGTTTCTGCAATGAAATGTTTAATGAGTGCCAGTAAGTGGGCAAGTATAAGCATGAATGCATGTAGTGaaaaagatttaataaattttatacatagTTTACATGTAAAAGATTACATTGATGATAGAATAGAAAGTACTTTACAAGGCTATTTGAAATCTAAAGCATCACAAATTGATGATTCAAAATTAATAGCTACAATTATGAATTATTGTAAGGATTTGCAAATCAGAAATGAAAGAATCCTGTCAGAATGTGGGgaatattttatgaaacatGCTATGAATATATCAACTTCTTCATTGTCTTCTATTCTTACACCATTTGGATTATTATATGTACATCCTCCCAATAGTACTGAATTTTGGAAAACTTTTGATGATGTGTTATCAGTAAAATTTCATGATTTGAAATTAGATGATGCTTTAGATATTCTTCTTTCTTGTACTTATTTGGAAAAATATCCTGTTAAATTTTTTGATAAGATATTTATTTCACAATTACTGCATAAAATTCATTTGAGAAATCATTCTGTATTCTCTAATCGCATAAAAAATAAGTTGAAATTACTAGATGCTACCATGTTTTTAGAGTCTAAGGAATATCCATCTTTACATTTTCCCCTAAGAAGAGTAGAGAAACCTTTAGTTTTAGATGTTCGAATTAGAAGAGCAGTGAACATGATATATCAACCATTGGCATCTTTGGTAGGGGGAGAACAAAAATTGAGTAAAAATGTGATATTGAATAGACTACCACCTATTAATTTCTATATTCTTGATATTCTTATACATCCGCATATGGTATCCACGTCGGTATTTCATTTGAATTTAGATCAGGAGAAAAATGTGAATACTgcagtttttatttatttaccagAGTATTATTGTAGAAATACGCGACATTTAATAGGACCACAAATAATGAAAAAGAGACAGATTAAGAAATTAGGTTTTAAAGTTATGATGTTAGATTATGCAACAATACAAGAACTCTGGAATCAATCTAATAAATTGTTATCTTATTTGTTGAAAAGTTTACATTCTGCAGAAAATTCTGTATAA
- the LOC117163603 gene encoding bolA-like protein 3 gives MFGRVFMSNFRNISLLSRVWNGPNRALAGRNAEQKMISILRNKFPQAKLIEVNDVSGGCGAMFEINVIAPEFKGLNTIKQHRLINDALKEEIKDMHGVRIYTSVPEA, from the exons ATGTTCGGTCGTGTGTTTATGTCAAATTTTCGTAATATTTCG CTTCTATCGAGGGTATGGAATGGACCCAACAGGGCATTGGCTGGTAGAAATGCTGAACAAAAAATGATATCAATTCTAAGAAACAAATTTCCTCAAGCTAAACTTATAGAAGTTAATGATGTCTCAG GAGGATGTGGTGCAATGtttgaaataaatgttattgcACCAGAATTCAAAGGATTGAACACTATTAAGCAGCATCGATTAATTAATGAT GCCCTTAAAGAAGAGATTAAGGATATGCATGgagtaagaatatatacaaGCGTTCCTGAAGCTTag
- the LOC117163601 gene encoding uncharacterized protein LOC117163601, whose protein sequence is MPSAEETTYLIEVVPNTTQDFLSRDVDLLVSQIKENLRLSSLKAKSSISQKNRPSPYQIPSRSWADPSSCEMCGMKNTGGHDHRHHLAHHHHHHKRPTTRDDDPYELLQELLREGGLIKEAVKRLQANLVDLDNSEEEEDDEQSSTVYRRKPYFYDSEDEQLPPVYKPLEL, encoded by the coding sequence ATGCCGAGCGCCGAGGAAACAACCTACTTGATCGAGGTAGTGCCCAACACGACGCAGGACTTCCTCTCTCGCGACGTCGATCTTCTTGTCTCTCAAATCAAAGAGAACCTTCGACTATCCAGTTTGAAAGCTAAATCTAGCATCAGTCAGAAAAACCGACCATCACCATATCAAATACCTTCGAGGTCTTGGGCAGATCCCAGTAGCTGTGAGATGTGCGGCATGAAGAATACCGGTGGCCACGATCATCGTCATCACTTAgctcatcatcatcaccatcacaAAAGGCCGACAACGAGAGATGACGACCCGTATGAGCTTTTACAAGAATTGCTCAGAGAAGGTGGTTTGATAAAAGAGGCTGTGAAGAGACTTCAAGCGAATCTCGTCGATCTGGATAATTCCGAGGAGGAGGAAGATGATGAACAATCGTCGACGGTTTATCGAAGAAAACCGTACTTCTACGATTCGGAGGACGAACAGTTACCACCGGTATACAAACCACTTGAGCTGTGA
- the Dip-C gene encoding dipeptidase C: protein MADTAHLNGLESCFQRGNLTLKVPMSLFENNRKRLVERINSNTKVPTTGTFIILEGGVEIPFNDTDICWPFRQESFFQWCFAVEEPGCYGALDLATGTSILFMPRLPPEYAIWEGKLHSLDDFKKRYAVDETYYTDEIAKVLKSKQANLLLTLNGQNSDSGLQAKEATFDGISQFKVDNKILYPEICECRVIKSPQEIKVLEYVIKVSSDAHKSIMQMVKPGFAEFQAEAAFMHYVYSIGGCRHVSYTCICGSGHNASILHYGHAGAPNNKVINNGDMCLFDMGGNYCGYAADITCSFPVNGKFTEDQKMIYNAVLAARDAVMDAAKPNVLWTDMHLLANKTMLISLKTGGLLVGDVDEMMKAGLHEVFQPHGLGHLMGLDVHDVGGYLPGHPERSSAPGLRKLRTSRVLLAGMVLTIEPGCYFIDCLLDAALKNPNQSKFIVAEELKRFRGWGGVRIEDDVLITETGVRNLTDVPRTVEEIEEWMAARKE from the exons ATGGCGGACACTGCGCATTT GAATGGATTAGAATCATGCTTTCAAAGGGGAAATCTTACTTTAAAAGTACCTATGTCCCTTTTTGAAAACAATCGGAAAAGATTAGTCGAACGCATTAACTCAAATACAAAAGTACCAACTACAGGCacttttattattctcgaaggAGGAGTTGAGATTCCGTTTAATGATACTGATATATGCTGGCCATTCAGACAG GAGTCATTTTTTCAATGGTGTTTCGCTGTTGAAGAGCCAGGATGTTATGGTGCCCTTGATTTAGCAACAGGAACGTCCATTTTATTTATGCCACGATTACCGCCTGAATATGCAATTTGGGAAGGAAAATTACATAGTTTGGACGATTTTAAAAAACGATATGCAGTAGACGAAACTTATTATACCGACGAGATAGCTAAAGTTTTGAAATCAAAACAAGCAAATCTTCTTCTCACTTTA AATGGTCAAAATAGTGATAGTGGCTTGCAAGCAAAAGAGGCAACTTTTGATGGCATTAGTCA GTTCAAAGttgacaataaaattttatatcctGAAATATGTGAATG TCGAGTCATAAAATCTCCACAAGAAATTAAGGTACTGGAATATGTGATTAAAGTTAGCTCAGATGCTCACAAATCTATTATGCAAATGGTGAAACCAGGATTTGCAGAATTTCAAGCAGAAGCAGCTTTTATGCATTATGTATACTCCATAGGAGGTTGTAGGCATGTGTCTTATACTTGTATTTGTGGATCTGGACATAATGCATCTATATTACATTATGGACATGCTGGTGCTCCCaataataaagttataaataATGGTGATATGTG CCTTTTTGACATGGGTGGAAACTACTGTGGATATGCAGCTGATATTACATGTAGTTTTCCagttaatggaaaatttacAGAAGACCAAAAAATGATCTATAATGCAGTGTTGGCTGCTCGTGATGCAGTGATGGATGCTGCAAAGCCTAATGTTCTTTGGACAGATATGCATCTTTTAGCAAATAAAACtatgttaatttcattaaaaaccgGTGGTTTATTAGTAGGCGATGTTGATGAAATGATGAAAGCAGGATTGCACGAAGTTTTTCAGCCTCATGGGCTTGGACACCTTATGGGATTAGATGTTCATGATGTTGGTGGATATCTTCCAGGACATCCTGAACGTTCATCAGCTCCAGGCTTAAGAAAATTGAGAACCAGTCGTGTTTTACTAGCTGGTATGGTTTTGACAATTGAGCCAGGTTGCTATTTTATTGATTGC TTATTAGATGCAGCACTGAAAAATCCAAATCAATCAAAATTCATCGTTGCTGAAGAATTGAAAAGATTCCGTGGTTGGGGTGGAGTTAGAATCGAAGATGATGTTCTTATAACGGAAACAGGCGTAAGAAATTTAACGGATGTGCCACGCAC CGTGGAAGAAATAGAAGAATGGATGGCCGCTAGAAAAGAATGA